GAATAACGCCCGCACCTAATATGGACGTCAGGATAATTGTCGTGACTCCATCAAGAACGGATTTAGCAAAAAGAGTCTGATGATTCCCGGTTAGCCCACTTTCAATCGATCCGACAATTGCCATTGATCCTACGCAGAAGATAAGGCTGGCTTGGACAAAACCCTTTGAAAAGTCCGAGTTGCTTCCAGATATTTTGCTTTCAATAAATTTCCCCAGAGAATCGAGTCTTGCTTCTATTCTTATAAATTCACCGATGAGAGATCCGGCAACAAGACTTAGAATTACAGTCATTATTGAGTCTGTTTTAATGGCTGAAGATATTCCAATAAGGACAACACAAAGACCAACTGCCTGCATCAGGGTTTCTCTGTATCTTTCAGGTATTCCTCCCCGAAGTAAAAGACCTGCTATACCTCCCGCAATTATCGAAATTGCATTTACCACGTTTCCAATCATGTACACGTCCTTATTATGGTTTGATAACAGCTCGACCTGAGACTATTATGCATTGCTGATTGAAAAACAAGGCTAAATAATATATCCAGATTCATATTTTTTATTATGTCTAATTACCGAACAAATTTTAAAAAGAGGTGGTTTAATGAAGAAAACATGTTTTATTTTTGCGGCGGCACTCATATTTCCAACTTTGGCAAACGCAGGATGGATGGTTGATACAAAATCGAGTGACGGAGAAGCAAGAAAAACCTATATTGAGGGATCAATACTGTGTGAGGAAACAGACGGCGACTATGTCATAATCGATATGAAATCCAAGCAGATTACAATAGTTAATAATAAAACCAAGACATATGCCACATCCACAGTTGATGAAATGAAAAAAATGACGGCTGATTTCAAGGCCCAGGCTGATAAATCAATGGCTGAAGCTCTTAAGACCATGGCGCCTGAGCAGCAGGCAGCTTATAAAAAAATGATGGGCACAAGCGACGCAAAAAAACCTTCTGTTAAGGTTCAGAAAAAGAATGATGAAAAGATTGCAGGCTTTAGCTCAACTAAATATGAGATTATGAGCGACAATAAGCTTGTGGAGGAAATATGGGTTTCTTCAGAAGTTCCTTTTTTTGATGGTGATTTCAAGCAGAATGCAGATCTAATGGCAGAAGCCGCTTCTGGGATGGCTGGAGGAGATTATACCTCGGATAAGGCATATCTTGAACTCATGAAAAGCGGATATCCTGTGAAACAGCGATCTCTTTCGTCTGCTGAAATGCCTAATATGCCGGGGATGCCAGAAAGCTGGAGTACAGAAGAAGTCAAGTCTATCCAGAAAATGGATGTTGCAAAATATATTACTGTCCCTGCCGGTTACAAGAAGAACAGTTATATGGACATGATGCAGCCACCTACAGGAGAAAAATAGAGATTCCGTTTTGCTGTTCCAGGTCAATAAAGACGAGCTTGCGAACTGTTTTGCTTGAAGCGAGCGTGCCTCCATGTATACTCATCAATGTCACAGCTTGAACATTTGAAATGAGTCAGGCCGTTTGAATGGCAAGCTCGTTGTTGCATCATTACTGGAAAACCCTTTTGAAAAAGGGTTTTCCAGACCTTTCCCAAAACTTTTATGTTTTTTTATTACGAGTTGATAACATATGTTTATCAAGCAAAAGAATCCATAACCGAAAAGTTTTTGCCAAGCTTTTTTCAAAAAGCGGCCTTTGATCTTTCATTTAACAGAAGAGTTCAAATTATGACGATGTGAAGTATATTTCTTTCTTCTATCCGACAATGAACTT
Above is a genomic segment from Desulforegula conservatrix Mb1Pa containing:
- a CDS encoding DUF554 domain-containing protein yields the protein MIGNVVNAISIIAGGIAGLLLRGGIPERYRETLMQAVGLCVVLIGISSAIKTDSIMTVILSLVAGSLIGEFIRIEARLDSLGKFIESKISGSNSDFSKGFVQASLIFCVGSMAIVGSIESGLTGNHQTLFAKSVLDGVTTIILTSILGAGVILSSVSVFIYQSFITLLAALIKPYMTPEVIAQMSSVGGLLIIAIGLNMLEVGRIRAGNMLPAIFIPFVYALIINITGLHALL